In the genome of Elusimicrobiaceae bacterium, one region contains:
- the thyX gene encoding FAD-dependent thymidylate synthase, whose translation MKKQLKTGSNAELAVGSAGFVRLVDFMGGDNRVVASARVTFAGESKGDERDKKLIRYLLEHAHLSPFEHSVFQLHIKCPIFVARQWMRHRWGSYNEVSARYTRVADEFFIPERFRAQDTHNKQGSVQSDDLPQAELLSAYRAALEQSYAAYNKLLEAGVAREMARMLLPVGQYTQFYWTVNARSLMNFLSLRADSHAQAEIRDYADALLSLLAERMPWTHEAFLKVFGDGEKLSGPAAEIDRHVRSF comes from the coding sequence ATGAAAAAGCAATTAAAGACTGGCAGTAACGCCGAGCTGGCGGTAGGCAGCGCGGGGTTTGTGCGGCTGGTGGATTTCATGGGCGGGGACAACCGGGTCGTCGCTTCCGCGCGGGTGACTTTCGCGGGCGAATCGAAAGGCGACGAACGCGACAAAAAACTTATCCGCTATCTGCTGGAACATGCGCACCTTTCGCCTTTTGAACACAGCGTGTTCCAGCTGCACATCAAATGCCCCATTTTCGTGGCGCGGCAGTGGATGCGGCACCGCTGGGGCTCCTATAACGAGGTAAGCGCCCGCTACACCAGAGTGGCGGACGAGTTCTTCATACCGGAACGGTTTCGCGCGCAGGACACGCATAACAAACAGGGCTCGGTGCAGTCGGACGACCTGCCACAGGCCGAACTGCTGAGCGCCTATCGCGCCGCGCTCGAGCAGAGTTATGCCGCCTATAACAAACTGCTGGAGGCCGGAGTGGCGCGCGAGATGGCGCGGATGCTGCTGCCGGTCGGCCAGTATACCCAGTTTTACTGGACGGTTAACGCGCGCAGCCTGATGAATTTCCTGTCGCTGCGGGCCGACTCGCACGCGCAGGCCGAAATACGCGACTACGCCGACGCGCTGCTTTCACTGCTGGCCGAACGTATGCCCTGGACGCATGAAGCGTTCCTGAAAGTGTTCGGCGACGGCGAAAAACTGTCCGGGCCGGCGGCGGAAATTGACCGGCATGTAAGAAGTTTCTGA
- a CDS encoding chlorite dismutase family protein, translating into MSETQQLRFSSFIFIKVSPEFRRLISNEKIAAKQELEGAVAFHQDEIFLRTYSLQGLRADCDMLLWLISTDVEHLQQAWAQISSSGAGKYFIEKYSYLGFFELKQEHLQCDLECGVIPAGLFGKYRYMLMHPLTRTFKWHQMSAEEQDQFLIERREVLEQFPSVTEHQFASFGLDDQDSIVLRESNELHALAHVTEKLREKRIKNFAKADTPSFFCVGSDLRDILDRLGK; encoded by the coding sequence ATGAGCGAAACCCAGCAACTGCGGTTCTCCAGTTTCATTTTCATCAAAGTGTCGCCGGAATTCCGGCGCCTGATTTCGAACGAAAAAATCGCGGCCAAGCAGGAACTGGAGGGGGCGGTCGCTTTTCATCAGGACGAGATTTTCCTGCGCACCTACTCCCTGCAGGGCCTGCGGGCCGACTGCGACATGCTGCTGTGGCTCATCTCGACCGACGTGGAACACCTGCAGCAGGCGTGGGCGCAGATTTCGTCTTCCGGCGCGGGCAAGTATTTTATCGAAAAATACAGTTATCTGGGGTTTTTCGAGCTGAAGCAGGAACATCTGCAGTGCGATCTGGAATGCGGAGTCATACCGGCGGGCCTGTTCGGAAAATACCGCTATATGCTGATGCATCCGCTCACGCGCACTTTCAAATGGCATCAGATGAGCGCGGAGGAACAGGATCAGTTTCTGATCGAGCGGCGGGAAGTGCTGGAGCAGTTTCCGTCGGTAACGGAACACCAGTTCGCGTCGTTCGGGCTGGACGACCAGGACTCGATAGTGCTGCGGGAATCCAACGAACTGCACGCGCTGGCCCATGTAACGGAGAAACTGCGCGAAAAACGGATCAAGAATTTCGCGAAAGCGGACACGCCGTCCTTTTTCTGCGTCGGCAGCGACCTGCGCGATATTCTGGACCGGCTGGGCAAATGA